DNA sequence from the Alteribacter lacisalsi genome:
CAAAGGGATGATCATGCCACTGATTCCGAAGAACTTCCATCAAGGAAGAAGCGCCACAAGGCAGATGACATGACCCGTGAAGAACTGCTCAGAATGCTTGAGCGGATTGTGGAACGGAACAAACGAAAAGACGACTGAAAAACGTAGGAAGAGCCGCCCGGCAGTAAAAAAACTGCCGGGCGGTTTTGTGTTTTAGGAAAGCTGCTTTTTGGACAGTTTGTTGATGTTCGTAAAAAGTAATTATGAAGCGGAAGGCGGCGAATCCTGCGGGGGCAACATCATATGAAGACCCCGCAGGGACGAGCATTATTTCACGGGTAAGCTTCGAGTTACTTCGACGCAGATGCTACGAAGCGAAACTTTCAGAGGAAGAAGTATAGTAGCGAGAAGGCTTAAGCTAGGCCTGTGGAAAGCGTCCGCCTGCATCGTAATAAAACAACAATTTTTACGCAAACAGCCTTTAGGAAAGATAAATCACCGCCGTCCCCAGACAGTTAATCCTTCTCGTATTTACAGATAAAATATCCGTAACCGGTCCAGGACTGGAACTTTTCAAGACGGTAAACGTGTTCTTCCATAAGCTCATAGCATTCTACAGGAATGTCACCCGAGAGAACAAGTTCCGGAATGCTGTCATCCGCCCCAGTGCCGCCCGGGCGTTCTTCAAGGATGTGTTTGACAGTGAAACCGTAATTCTCAAGAAGGGTAACCCATTCCTTTTTTGTAAGCACGTTTTTCATACCGTAAAACGAACCGTATTCTTTTTTATTTTCCGGCGGGAAATCAGGATCAGCGATCAGGTCGAGAGAAGCGAAAAAGCCTCCCGGACGGAGCATCCGCCTGCATTCTTTGAGTACAGCGTGAACGTCCGTGAAACTCAGGACACTTTCTGCAATGATACCGTCCATCGCATAATCGGGAAATGGAATGCTTGAAGCATCCGTGTGCAGAAAGTGAAGTTTTTTACTGTCAAAATCTTCTTGATGACGTTGCCGTGCTTTTGCAATCATAAGCGGATGAGTGTCGATGCCGTACACGATTGCCTCTTTTTCCGATGCAAGCCAACGGGCTGTGTCTCCAAGACCGCAACCGAGTTCAGCCACCCGTGTACCACTGCTGATTGGAAGCATGTTAATTGCTTTTTCAGTCATTCTGCGGCCCCCGGGGTGGGCGATGGTTACACCGAAATAGGCAAGCATATCTGTATAAGTGAAGGATCGGGACACTTGATTACCTTCTTTCTTTAAAAATGTACTGCGGCTGATCTTTCTGCTGCAGGAGGAAATACAAGTAAATCAAAACAAAAATAACGTACTCGTGATGTTTGTACAAACCAATTGAACAGATCAGAAATAAACTGTCAGTGACTGGTGAAAAAGGAGGTGGATGTGTTGTCACGATGCGATCATTACTATAGCGTATGCAGACGCCATCAGGGCCGTAACGTGCGGATTGTAGAGCACAGTGGACGCCAGCATGCAGGAAGG
Encoded proteins:
- a CDS encoding class I SAM-dependent methyltransferase, encoding MSRSFTYTDMLAYFGVTIAHPGGRRMTEKAINMLPISSGTRVAELGCGLGDTARWLASEKEAIVYGIDTHPLMIAKARQRHQEDFDSKKLHFLHTDASSIPFPDYAMDGIIAESVLSFTDVHAVLKECRRMLRPGGFFASLDLIADPDFPPENKKEYGSFYGMKNVLTKKEWVTLLENYGFTVKHILEERPGGTGADDSIPELVLSGDIPVECYELMEEHVYRLEKFQSWTGYGYFICKYEKD